From the genome of Colias croceus chromosome 9, ilColCroc2.1, one region includes:
- the LOC123694593 gene encoding uncharacterized protein LOC123694593, giving the protein MQVEEKSDFQMFQEDRQIYVCVEEDSLHPNVKNSIGRIIKNEGYLTFKIQAEALTADGGNFMGKLFVVRITGRTGEGEKETNLFIKQSLGEDVFQEHMSMSEVYLREIYFYTELSALYKKLQLEANIAPHEMLKTVKCYNESSSDAIILENLKVKGFNVLFRMDVISLQFAEAAIKELAKFHALSFVIQKKMPDYFNNKKKTFKPVVHFNEHFEQLTSKSVKLAIQRLDEPVKEKIINNYSVLFSNYAKYMTDTVSSVNCFCHGDYRPNNILMKDNDEAIEEVIPIDYQLFFYGSPITDLIYLLYTGTDGTFRKKHENDLKELYFSTLKDFLQNFDIDVETVFPRKTFDNDYESIREYGFYLALVILPFILCEENDIPDFENVPAKEIELKIDERYFPRMAEIYEEFKHLIKF; this is encoded by the exons atGCAAGTTGAAGAAAAAAGTGATTTTCAAATGTTTCAAGAGGATCGTCAAATTTATGTTTGTGTGGAAGAAGACTCACTACACCCAAATGTTAAAAACTCTATTggtagaataataaaaaatgaaggaTATTTAACGTTCAAGATACAAGCTGAAGCTTTAACTGCCGATGGTGGAAATTTCATGGGAAAGTTGTTTGTAGTCAGAATAACTGGTAGAACGGGTGAAGGTGAAAAGGAAACTAActtgtttataaaacaatcGCTCGGTGAAGATGTGTTCCAAGAACACATGTCCATGAGTGAAGTATACTTaagagaaatatatttttatacggaACTTAGTGCACTCTACAAAAAACTACAACTTGAGGCTAACATTGCTCCACATGAGATGTTAAAAACTGTTAAATGTTACAATGAATCAAGCAGTGATGCTATTATTTTGGAAAATCTGAAAGTGAAGGGATTCAACGTGTTGTTCCGTATGGACGTGATATCGTTACAATTTGCTGAAGCCGCCATCAAGGAACTTGCGAAGTTTCATGCTCTCTCTTTTGTTATACAGAAAAAAATGCCTGactatttcaataataaaaagaaaactttCAAGCCAGTGGTTCATTTCAATGAACATTTTGAGCAGTTGACGAGTAAAAGTGTTAAATTGGCTATACAAAGATTGGATGAAcctgtaaaagaaaaaattataaacaactattccgttttattttcaaattatgcGAAATATATGACAGATACGGTTTCTTCTGTGAATTGCTTCTGCCATGGAGATTACAGACCAAATAATATACTGATGAAAGATAAC gATGAGGCTATTGAAGAAGTTATCCCAATCGATTATCAACTGTTTTTCTATGGATCACCTATTACAGACTTGATTTACCTATTATATACAGGAACAGATGGAACATTCAGGAAAAAACAcgaaaatgatttaaaagaattatatTTCAGTACTCTCAAGGATTTCTTACAAAACTTTGATATTGACGTAGAAACAGTTTTTCCGAGGAAAACATTTGACAACGACTATGAGAGCATACGTGAATATGGTTTTTATTTGGCCTTAGTTATATTACCGTTTATATTGTGTGAGGAAAATGATATACCTGATTTTGAAAATGTTCCTGCCAAAGAGATAGAACTGAAAATTGATGAAAGGTACTTCCCTAGGATGGCTGAGATTTATGAAGAATTTAAGCATTTGATTAAGTTTTAG